One window from the genome of Epinephelus moara isolate mb chromosome 5, YSFRI_EMoa_1.0, whole genome shotgun sequence encodes:
- the LOC126390137 gene encoding piggyBac transposable element-derived protein 4-like codes for MYMSLVSLPSLQDYWRQNHVLSVHLPAKVMTRDRFRSIFWNIHLSDPEEDVHNDRQKGTPGHDKLFRVRPLYDDILSACQAYYHPRRELAVDERMVATKAKTGMTQYMKDKPTKWGIKLFVLAESSSGYTINFSIYTGKAVTVSEHGLSYDVVMKLIQPSCLGTGYHVYMDNFYTSPKLFMDLASMKFGACGTYRESRKGCPRGRENALTKRCERGSVRWIREGPLVFVKWMDTREVSVCSTIHPAFSGDTVRRRVKDRDGRWAVRDFPCPTPIVAYNQSMGGVDLSDQLIQYYSTHRKTGHWYRTMLLHFLDIATTNAFILHREMSNAKQVQPMTHKDFMVELVSQLCGMDKEGVPQSRRADHVPVPIVTATDASQKATKGRQRCKHCLQVDNRRSDTPWKCQACDVPLCVVVDRNCFSEWHK; via the coding sequence ATGTACATGTCTTTGGTGTCGCTGCCAAGTCTCCAAGACTACTGGAGACAAAATCACGTTTTGTCTGTACACCTTCCAGCCAAAGTGATGACACGAGACAGGTTCAGATCCATATTTTGGAACATCCACCTCAGTGATCCTGAGGAGGATGTTCATAATGACAGACAGAAGGGAACACCAGGCCATGACAAATTGTTTAGAGTCAGGCCTCTTTATGATGATATCCTCAGTGCCTGCCAGGCTTATTACCACCCGAGGAGGGAGCTGGCAGTGGATGAAAGGATGGTGGCGACTAAGGCAAAAACTGGCATGACACAATATATGAAGGACAAGCCAACTAAATGGGGGATTAAACTTTTTGTATTGGCCGAGTCAAGCAGTGGCTACACCATCAATTTCAGCATATACACTGGCAAGGCAGTAACTGTGAGTGAACATGGGCTGTCTTATGATGTGGTCATGAAGCTTATTCAGCCATCCTGTCTTGGCACTGGATATCACGTCTACATGGACAATTTTTACACCAGTCCCAAACTATTCATGGACCTGGCCAGCATGAAATTTGGAGCGTGTGGCACCTACAGGGAGAGCAGAAAAGGATGCCCCAGAGGGAGGGAAAATGCTCTCACCAAAAGATGTGAAAGAGGATCAGTGAGATGGATCAGAGAGGGCCCACTTGTGTTTGTGAAGTGGATGGACACACGGGAGGTGTCTGTGTGCTCCACCATCCATCCTGCATTTTCAGGTGACACAGTGCGGAGAAGGGTGAAGGACAGAGATGGACGCTGGGCTGTGCGAGACTTTCCCTGTCCCACACCAATCGTGGCCTACAACCAGAGTATGGGTGGGGTTGATCTGTCAGATCAGCTCATACAGTATTACTCCACCCACAGAAAAACTGGTCACTGGTACAGGACCATGTTGCTGCACTTCTTGGACATTGCAACAACAAATGCCTTCATCTTGCACCGTGAGATGAGCAATGCCAAGCAGGTGCAGCCCATGACACATAAAGATTTCATGGTGGAGCTGGTGAGTCAGCTTTGTGGCATGGACAAGGAAGGTGTTCCTCAGAGCAGGAGAGCTGATCATGTTCCTGTGCCCATTGTCACAGCCACAGATGCAagccaaaaagccacaaaaGGCAGACAGAGGTGCAAACATTGCCTCCAGGTGGACAACAGGAGGAGTGACACACCCTGGAAGTGTCAGGCCTGTGATGTGCCCCTCTGTGTTGTGGTGGACAGGAACTGCTTTTCAGAGTGGCACAAATAA